The Fuscovulum sp. sequence CCCGAGGAACAGCAGATCGTCGAAATGCGGCAGCTTGCGTTTGGAGCCACCACCGCGAATGTCATAAATGCCGGTGGCTGCAGCGCGGCGGATTTCGGCGTTGACGTCGTTGTTGAACGTCCACGACATCTTGGGCGGCGTTGTGGGGAAATCGCTCATTCTTCGGATGCCTCAGTAGGACGACGCGTTGTCGATATTGAAAGTGTAAAGCTTGCGGGCAGAGCCGTAGCGTTTGAAATCTTCGGGCTTGGCCAGATGGTCGGCTTCGCCACGCTTCAGCAGATCGGCAAGAATGGCGAGGTGTTCGGGGCGCATCTCTTTCTCGATGCAGTCGGCACCAAGGGATTTGACCGAACCGCGCACGAACAAGCGCGCCTCATAGAGCGAGTCGCCCAGTGCTTCGCCCGCGTCGCCCAGAACAACCATGTTGCCCGATTGCGCCATGAAGGCGGACATATGGCCGATGTTGCCATGGACCACGATGTCGATCCCCTTCATCGAAATGCCGCAGCGGGATGAGGCGTTGCCCTTGATGACAAGAAGGCCGCCGCGCCCGGTGGCCCCGGCGTATTGGCTGGCGTCGCCGTCGATGATGACAGTGCCGGACATCATGTTTTCCGCCACGCCCGGCCCGGCAGAGCCTTTGACGCGGACGGTGGCCTGTTTGTTCATTCCCGCGCAGTAGTAGCCGGTAGAGCCGCGCACAGTGACATCGACGGGGGCATCAAGCCCCACGGCGATGGCATGCGCGCCCTTGGGGTTGATGACTTCCCAGGCGGTCATGTTGGTCTGGCCCTTGAGGCCATGAAGGGTGGAGTTCAGCGCGCGCAGGCCTTGGGCGGCAAGGTCGAAAGTCTGCATGAATCAGCGTTCCCAGAAGTAGACGGTGGCGGGTTCGGGTTCCCAGACGCGGGCATTGTCGATGCCCGGCAGGTTTACCATGGCGCGGTATTCCGATCCGAAGGCGACGTATTGATCGGTTTCGGCCATGACGGCGGGCTTGCAGGCGATGGGATCGCGGACGACGCCAAAGCCGTTCTTGGTGCCGACGACGAAGGTGAAGAAGCCGTCGAGGTCTGTCAGCGTGGCCTCCATCGCCTCGCCCAGTTTGGCGCCTTCTTGCAGTTTGTGGCTGATGAAGGCGGCGGCGACTTCGGTGTCATTTTCGGTTTCGAACGTCATGCCCGCCTGTTTCAGCACGCGGCGGACGGAGTTGTGATTGGACAGCGAGCCATTGTGGACGAGGCACTGATCCGCGCCCGTGGAGAAGGGGTGCGCGCCCATGGTGGTGACGGCGGATTCGGTGGCCATGCGGGTGTGGCCGATGCCGTGGGTGCCGGACATGCGGGCCACTTCGAAGCGGGCGGCGACATCTTTGGGAAGGCCGACTTCCTTGTAGATTTCAATACCTTCACCCGCCGACATCACCTTGGCCCGGGGGCGCAGGTCGCGCATGGCGTGGCGAGCGGCGTCCAGCCGGTCTTCGGGCAGTTCAAGGACCATGTGGGTATCCTTGACATGGCCCGTCACCTTGGCGGCGATGGCGCGGCCAAGATCATCCGTCAGGGTGGCGAAATCGGTATCGGGATCAGCGGATTGCACGGTCAGCTTGGCGCGGCCCTTTTCCGGGCGGCCGTAGATTGCGATTCCGGCGCTGTCGGGGCCGCGGTCTGTCATGGTGATGAGCATATCGGTGAGCATGGCACCGAGCTGGGGCTCAAGTTTTGGGTCTTTCAGGAAAAGACCGACGATTCCGCACATGGCGTCGACTCCCTTGGTTCAGGTTCTGAGGGGAGGCTAGCACCGAAGATTGCACGGCTCAACTGGGAAGAAACTTTTTTAACTGGTGGGCAATGATTTTTTGATTCCGCCCATTTTATGAGCAAATCCTTTGACAGAATGCCG is a genomic window containing:
- a CDS encoding GXGXG domain-containing protein, whose translation is MQTFDLAAQGLRALNSTLHGLKGQTNMTAWEVINPKGAHAIAVGLDAPVDVTVRGSTGYYCAGMNKQATVRVKGSAGPGVAENMMSGTVIIDGDASQYAGATGRGGLLVIKGNASSRCGISMKGIDIVVHGNIGHMSAFMAQSGNMVVLGDAGEALGDSLYEARLFVRGSVKSLGADCIEKEMRPEHLAILADLLKRGEADHLAKPEDFKRYGSARKLYTFNIDNASSY
- a CDS encoding glutamine amidotransferase family protein produces the protein MCGIVGLFLKDPKLEPQLGAMLTDMLITMTDRGPDSAGIAIYGRPEKGRAKLTVQSADPDTDFATLTDDLGRAIAAKVTGHVKDTHMVLELPEDRLDAARHAMRDLRPRAKVMSAGEGIEIYKEVGLPKDVAARFEVARMSGTHGIGHTRMATESAVTTMGAHPFSTGADQCLVHNGSLSNHNSVRRVLKQAGMTFETENDTEVAAAFISHKLQEGAKLGEAMEATLTDLDGFFTFVVGTKNGFGVVRDPIACKPAVMAETDQYVAFGSEYRAMVNLPGIDNARVWEPEPATVYFWER